The DNA region ttttcatagttttcttgtatcactcttatttcttttctcacttttccccctgcctcccttatttgatttttttaaaatcttgttttgAGCTCTTTctgaaattcacatttttttgaaGCCTTCTATGTagcttttttgactttgttgtcttcttctgagtttctgtcttgatctgcactgtcaccatagtaactttctatggtcaggtttttcttttgttgaattctcacttttccagcctatttattgaattaaaactttattttaaagttatgcTCTGCTCCCAGTGTCAAGGTggcatcccaagcttcaggccttTCTTGCTTCTATTTTCAGAACTAGCTCTCAGAGTTTTTAGgcttttggttcttccaaggaaGTATGGTCTAAGGAAAGTTGTAGTCATTGTTCTCCTTGccagtgctctggtctgtgagtgaccacaatcaCTTTTCTCCACCTTGGAACCTGTATTCCTGCAGACCCAAGTGCTAGTGAGCTAATACTCCTCTAGACTCTGAAACTGTGATCTAGAACTATATATGAGCAATGAGCCTGAGTCCTGCACTCAGTGCCCCTGTAATCTAGTTCTGACCAATCATCCAACTTTTTtaccatctgtgggttgagaactcccaaagctgctgccgCCACTGATATGGTACCTCAAAGGCCCACTACTGGCACTGTGGCAAAACCCTTTTGCTCCAAGTCGGACCACCACCTTCTGaggcagacctttcctgctgatctccAAAGATGTCATGGGCTGTAAAATTACTTCACCCCaaccttttgttggttttgtacttccagaatttgatttgaagcattattttaaagtttttttgagGGGTATTTGGGAGAACTAAGGTAAGACCCTGCCTTTACTTCACAATCTTGGGCTCTACCTCcccctttaaaattttcaaatgagaAGCTCATTTCTAGGTTATGAAGAATAATTCAGAGTAGGAGGAGGGTATAtttaataatagtggtgatattACTCCTACCACAACTGTTACCACAACTAGTAATaattaacaatgatgatgatgatgatgatgatgataatgataatttagCAATTTaaactttgtaaagcactttataaatgttatttcattttatcctcacagtaaccctagAGGTAGGcgctatcatcatctccattttagaaataaggaaactgaggaaaacagaagttaagtgacttgcccagtgtcacaaagtTGGTAAATATCTAAAGCAGAATTTGGAATCAGttcatcctgacttcaggttcaaagctctatctactgtgccatctacaTGCCTCCAGTATGAGAAGTTTGGAATAAATTTAATTCAGATTGTAAACATCTGATAAAATTAAAActattattcttaaaaaaaaagtcagctttCCCCAAAGATGATGctgaaggtgaagaaggaagctgttatcccccccgcccccaagacAGAAGCCAATTACAAGGCCTTGAAGACCAAGAAGGCAGTTTTGAAGGGTGTCCATAGCCACAAAAAAGAAGATCTGAACATCCCCCACCTTGCAGTGACCCAAGACATTAAGACTTTGAAGGTAACCCAAATACCCTCGGAAAAGTGCCCCTCAAAGAAACAAGcttgatcactatgccatcattaagttccccttgaccactgagttTGCTAGGAAGAAGActgaggacaacaacaccctagtcttcattgtggacaCTAAGGCCAAAAAGCATCAGATCAAGCAGGCAGTAAAGAAGCTTTATGACATCAACATAGCCAACGTCAACACACTACTccagcctgatggagagaaggccTATCTGACTTGCTCCAGACTATGATgttttagatgttgccaacaaaattggaatcatctaaatCGTATCCAGCATGCCACTCCgtctacaataaaaagttttccaataaaaaaccaacaacaacaaaaaactcagAAACATATATGCTACCCAAGGCTGAGAAAAGCTGATGCATGGCAGTATCACTGTGAGTTCACtgcaaagaaatgaataaataacctATATCCGATCCAGTTATTTCCTGACTCATACCCCCAGACTGTACTAACTCCCTACCACCTTCATTCTCCTCACCAACTCTTACTAGAATTGGAGCAAGAATACCCACATGAAGCCTGATCCTCATCAGGAGCCTGGATAGTGGGGATTCCCAATCAATTGCTACTTCTTCAATACTGTGGGGAAGCTAACAGATTTATACTTTCTGTTCCCCTAATCcctagaattcaggtctcccaaGAGAAAAATCTCATCTTCCCCATTAACTATTCTGGTATTGTGCTTCCCATTTACCATAAGCCTAAACCTTTGCagacatttttccttttctgacctaCATTTCCATTATATCCCCTGAAACTCCTACTCTAAACTCCCATATAAATAATTTGACTCAAGGGAATAGTTATCATGGatgtatattccttctactgTAGAGCTCAACTGAggacaaactccttgaggatggaGACTGTCTTTTTTTATCTTGGTGTCCACAGTGCCCAGGATGgtgttttatacacatatatagtaggaacttaataaatgcttgttaaatggagctgatttttctttgaaatcaatcaataaacaattattaaactcctactatgtgtcaggcactgtcctaagtgatggggatataaaaagacGCAAAAATGTGGCCCTGCCCTTAGAATCTAATTAAGAAGACAACTAGCAAACTAatgtatacaaacaagctatgtacaggagaaataggaaataattgagagaaagaagaaactagaATTAAGACAAGttgagaaagacttcctatagaagacaGCATTTTAGTTGGCACTTGAGGGAAGCTAGAGAAGTGAATGGTCAGAGATGAGgggaggagaacattccaggcatgggggacagaaaAAATGCCCTtggctgagagatggagtgtcttgtttgagaaggccagtatcattggattgaagagtaactggtgaggagaaaggtgtaagaagactggaaacgcAGGAGGGAGCCAGAATACCAAAGGCTTTGAACATCaagcaaaggattttgtatttgaacctagaggtgataggaagaCACTGGAGTTTGCTGAACAGTGGGTGGGGTGGACATACACgtattggaatggggagagacttgaggcagttagacccaccagcaggcgaTTGCAATAGTCTATGAATGAGGTGAtaaattcaattttggacattttgTGTTTACGAATGCAAGAATAAAGGGAGACAGCCTTCTTAGCATCCTAAATAGtgataatttaattcatttttgtatctcaCATATAGGGTGTAACAAGGAAGAAGTAGGAAGGTaggaagcaaatatttattaagcacctactatgtgccaggcactatgctaagtgctttacatgtattatctcatttgaacctcacaacaatggtgggaagtaggtgctgttattatacccactttacagataaggaaactgaagtacagagaggttaagggattttctGAGAGACATACAACtagcagatttgaactcgtcttcttgacaccaggtccaacattctatctgcTGTGGAACTAACTGCCTCAGTTAATGAGGAGACAAGATACAGAATGAATGCAAAGGTGGACAATTTGGattcaattcacttcaacaaaAATTTCattggatcataaatttagagtagAAGGGAGcttaaagaccatctaatccaaaaccttaattttacagataaaaaaactgaagcccagataaTTTaaaagatgtcccaaaagtcataCAGGTGGTAAGTGGAAGGGGTGGGATTTAAAATATTCTGGGGCTGTTATCCAAGCATcatgtatataaatgtgaaaaTGTCAAAAGCCTTTACACCTACAATTTTAAATTTAGCAATACTGGTCATTTACTATCTGATGACCATCTAACTTTGCAGCTTTTTTCCCCACTAATTTCAAACACCCCACATAGACAATGGCTGTTATACCTTCTACTTCTGTTCCCCCTtatgtttccttctctccattcacagagGCTAACACCTAGGTCCGGACCTTCTTCTCATGTGAGCCATTGTATTAATCTAACTGGTCTTCTCTTTCTCGCTGCCCGTCACTCACTCCAATTCTTCTTTTACTCAGCATTTTTCTAACGTTTCTCCCTTCAGTGAGCTTCACCGGCTCCCTattccttcaggatcaaatataaactcctatgTTTGTTATTTCAGCCTCTTTCTAATTTTCACTATTCTTGTACCtttctcccctccacacactcttaTGAGATAGATCATAGTTACTCTAGTCTGCTTTTATTTCCTCAAGAAGGATGTTctatctcccccccccaccccatctcagtGCCTTATCACTGGCTGTTTCTCATGCTGAGAACGTTTTCTCGGCCTTTTCAAACTTCTCTTGGTTTCcctgggcttccttcaagactcaagcCCTAGCTTCTGCTGGAAGTATTTCCCCATTCCTCAAGCTCCTAGAGTTGTCCCATTTGAGGGAAAGACTACCTTTATGTATATTGCCTATAACTAACTTCCACAATTTGAATGGGTGTTTCTTAAATGTAagatctatttttgcctttttttttgtatatccagtgcctggaacagaatGATTactaatgcttgttgactgagtaaTCCCCACATAAAATTCAATTAATTGAATCATTATTATGAATGCATAAACCCTCTACTACAGCCCAACTGAGGAAACATGGTATACTGGGAAGAATACTTGCTGACGTAACATTCTGAAGACCTTGGTGCGGATGCCAACTCTTCTATTTATAACCTTACTGGTACTGAGATTTCCAGGCTTTAAAATGAGAGTTTTGTGTCAGAAGAAGTCCTTTCCACATTtaaattattatgttattatgatctattattattattccagaaAATATGATCTGTTTACACACACAGAATCGGAGAAGAAGAGACCTCAGGGGGGCATCTTGGGGCACCCAAAACATGCcggaacaagaatcccctctacacaATGGTCAATACAGAGCCATTCAGCCCATGTTAAAAGATCTTAAAGATGTCTGCCTCCAAAGGTAGCTTGTTCCACTTTGGAACTCTAATCACAAACATATTTCTTAGAATGGGTCTCAATGTGCCtatttgcaacttctaccctAACTCCTCATTCTGCCTTTGGGTTCTGAGCAGAATAAGTATAATTGTTCTTCCACATAACAGGTCTTCAAATCGTCAAAGGCATTGATCATTTTCTCAAAACGTTCCCTGGGTGAAATATCCTGAGGTCGAATGAACAATGATGATGTTGATTCTAATGCCAATCTTCCACTGTCTAGAGTGTCACAGATGAAAACAAGAGAGCATGAGCATACAAAGACATCAACACTTCCTGCTACTGCAGCCTCTGGAAAGTAAGCCACCTTCTCCTATACCTTCAGTCTCATCGCTCTGTCTCTGCCCATTCTCCCTACGTCTGACACTTTTGTTGGTATGGAAAGTTATGCATATATGCCACTGGTCCCAAATCTGTCACTTTCCTCCTCTAGGTCCTGGTAATCTCTCACCCCATCTGCTAGAATACACATTTCCCATTATTCAATACCCAGCGCTGAGTCCTTTTTTCTCCTAGTCTTTCTGGAATAGGGAAGGGAggatttcaacttttttttactAAACTTTCTAAAATACGatcattcattttacaaacatcATTGAGCACATTGAGTATTGTGGATACATAGAAGAATGTGCCATAGCCCTTGTCATCTAGGGACCCACAGTGTAGTAGGGGGAGATGAAACATGTACAGAAATAATGGTCATTCAAGGTGGTCAATgagaagagacaagagagagagagatgtcaaGAAATACTACGAAAATTCAGAAGAAGAACTTCTTTTGGGGAAGATCAGGGAAATATTCACAGCAAAAGTAGCAACTAAGTAGAGACAGTAGATTCCAAGCACTAGGAAATACATAATCAAAGGCAAGATGCAATAAATCAGGCTGCATATTTTGGGAAGAGAGACTAGCCCAAATTGGTGAGGTAGAATAATGAAAGATAAGTTTTGAAGAGAGATAGGGGCTAGATACTTGTTGGACTTGAATTCCTTATTAATAATATTGAACTTTGTTGACAGCACAATAATTATCATAACTGATTTACATAGGATGTTAAAGTTTgcatattatatttatacattttgtcTCATGCTAGCTTTATATCGATTCTTCAAGTTATATACTAAAGGTATTATTTATtaccctgttttacaaatgaggaaatggagtctgaCAAAGATGAAGAATTTGTTCATGTTTGCAAAGCTAAAAAAATGTTAGAGATGTTTCTGACCAGATTCTTCCAGATCACGAAATCAACAAGCTATTTGCTTATGTACTAAGGAATTTGTCATTGA from Trichosurus vulpecula isolate mTriVul1 chromosome 1, mTriVul1.pri, whole genome shotgun sequence includes:
- the LOC118838544 gene encoding 60S ribosomal protein L23a-like encodes the protein MMLKVKKEAVIPPAPKTEANYKALKTKKAVLKGVHSHKKEDLNIPHLAVTQDIKTLKFARKKTEDNNTLVFIVDTKAKKHQIKQAVKKLYDINIANVNTLLQPDGEKAYLTCSRL